GCAAGGGTTGATGACACATAGGCTGATGGCATATAGATGGCACGCAAAAGGCGGCCTATATGCCCCATCTGTCCCATAAGCCCAAAAGGCTCCTGTTCCAACTTTGGAACAGGAGCCCCTGTGCATTTACGGCTAACCGACCGATTGTGTGTCTCTATTTAACGGAGGTTTCCCGTATGCCACGTTTACTGTCTAGAAGCCGAACCTAATCATCAGGCCGTAAGCGATGATCGCAAGCGTCCAGAAGACTAGGACACCCACCGTAATCCGGTTTAGGTTCTTCTCTGCGACTCCGGACGAACCGGCGGTCGACGAAATGCCTCCGCCGAACATATCGGAAAGTCCCCCGCCTCGCCCCTTGTGCATAAGCACCGTGAGGATAAGAAGCAGGCTGGCGATAACGATGATCGTGATCATCGCAACCCGTACAGCTACCACTAGTTTCCGTCCAATCCGGCTCTTCGACAGAGCCCCCAGGTCGCTCGCGCGACGTTACTGCTCAACCTTACATGTCAGAAGACCGAGTCAACTAAGTGACCCCCACTCATTGAGTGTGAGATCACCCAGAAACCCGGTCTCCAAAGACGAGTGTCCCGTGCCGCAGGTTCGTTTCCTCAATCCCACACGAGTCGGTACATCGCAAGTGAAACGAAGACACCGCCGAGAGTCTTTGCTCTGTGCGTGAGACAGGGACGAAGTTGCGACGCGGGACACTAGGTCTCCGCGGTCTTTAGTTCTTGTAGTCGCAGATCTTTGCGAACTCGTCGGCATCCAGGGACGCTCCACCGACCAGGGCCCCATCAACGTTCGGCTGCGCCATGATCTCTTTGACGTTGCCGGACTTTACTGAGCCACCGTAGAGAATTCGAATTCCGTCAGCGGTCTCTTGGTCGAACATCTCAGCTAGAAGCTCACGAATCGCTTTCGAAACCTCTTCAGCATCAGCAGGTGTCGCGACTTCGCCTGTGCCGATAGCCCAGACGGGCTCGTACGCAACCACTACTTTCGCGGCGTCTTCCTTCGTGTATCCCTGGAAAGCGCCTTTTAGCTGCGATACGACGTGATCGACGTGCTGACCGGCCTTGCGAATCTCAAGAACTTCGCCGCAGCAGACGATGGGAAGCATTCCCGCCTCCAGGACAACCTTGCCCTTCTGACCGACCAGATCATCTGTCTCACCGTGGTACTCGCGCCGTTCAGAGTGCCCAACGACGACATAGCGCACGCCGAGCTTCTGGAGCATGGTCGCGGATACTTCACCGGTGTATGCCCCGGAGTCAAATAGAGAGACGTCCTGCGCACCGAGTTGAATCTCGAGGTTATCTCCATCGATCACAGTCTGGACGGAACGTAGGTCTGTGAACGGTGGAATTACAACGACTTCGGTGGCCGCATAGTCAAACCGACGGTCATCGAGTTCGGTTGCCAGCTTATTGACGAGGGAGACGGCCTGGACGTGGTCCATGTTCATCTTCCAGTTGCCAGCGATTAGGGGTGTACGTGTCATTTTGTTAGTCCTCCAGAACTGCGATGCCCGGTAGAACCTTGCCCTCAAGAAGTTCGAGGGAGGCGCCACCGCCGGTTGAAATATGAGAGAAAGTATCCTCGTCGAATCCGAGGATACGCACTGCCGCAGCCGAGTCGCCGCCACCAACGACGGTGAAGGCTTCAGTCTTTGACAGGGCTCCGGCCACTGCCTTGGTCCCGTTTGCAAACGCCTCAAACTCGAAAACGCCCATGGGGCCGTTCCAGGCCACGGTCTTCGCGTCGAGGATGTACTTGCTAAACAACTCGGCCGTGTCAGGACCGATATCCAGTCCCATTTCATCGGCAGGAATGTCAGCAACGGTCACAACCGTTGCTGGCGCATCCGGGGCGAACTCGGGAGCCACGACAACATCGACGGGAAGAACGAGGTCAACGCCGTTCTTTTTCGCGGTCTCAAGGTAACCGCGGACGGTGTCCAACTGGTCTTCCTCTAGGAGTGATTTTCCTACCTCATAGCCCTCGGCCTTGAGGAAGGTGAAGGCCATTCCACCGCCGATCAGCAGGGCGTCAGCCTTGGTTAGAAGATTTGCTATCACGCCAAGCTTGTCCGAAACCTTGGAACCACCGAGGATCACAACGTACGGGCGAGCGGGGTTATCAGTTGCCTTGGAAAGGGAGTCAATCTCTTTGAAGACCAGTTCACCAGCGGCAGAAGGAAGAATCTGGGCGATGTCGTAGGTTGAGGCCTGCTTGCGGTGAACCACGCCAAAACCATCCGAAACATACACGTCAGCGAGGGCGGCATATTCCTTGGCCAGTTCCTGTCGTTCCTCATCAACCTTTGAGGTCTCACGAGGATCAAAACGAACGTTTTCAAGGAGGGCCACCTGACCAGGCTCTATGTTTGCAGCCACGGCCTTCGCGGAATCACCAGTTACGTCTTCGGCGAGGACAACGTCCTGGCCCAGCAGTTCGCTGAGTCGTGCTGCGACTGGGGCCAAAGAATACTCGGGGTTCACCTGTCCGCCGGGTCGGCCAAGGTGAGCGGTGATGATTACTGCGGCGCCCGCATCAGTGAGACGCTTAATAGTGGGGAGTGCGGCGCGGATACGACCGTCATCAGTGATTACGCCGTCTTTGAGGGGAACGTTGAAGTCGGAGCGGACCAGAACCCGCTTTCCTTTCAGATCGCCCAGGGAGTCAATGGTTCTCAGCACAGGTGATTGCTTTCTGCTCGGATGTAGAAACTAGTGATTCATGTAGCGGCGCCCGCGCACACAGGACTGCATGCACGGGCGCCAAACTATGATCGGTCAGAAGAAGACTAGAGCTTCTCGCCGACGTAGACGGTCAGGTCAACGAGGCGGTTTGAGTAGCCCCACTCGTTGTCGTACCACGAGACAACCTTGACCTCATCATCAATAACCTTGGTCAGGCCAGAGTCAAAGATCGAAGAGGCCGGGTCACCCTCAATGTCCTTGGAAACAAGGGGCTCTTCCGAGTACTTCAGGATGCCTGCAAGCTCACCCTCCGCGGCAGCCTTTACGGCTGCGTTTACTTCCTCAACCGTGACTGGCTTGGAGGAAACGAAGCTCAGGTCCGTAACGGAACCCGTCGGAACGGGAACGCGCAGGGCGTAACCGTCCATCTTCCCTGCCAACTCGGGCAGAACCAAAGCGACAGCCTTGGCAGCGCCAGTTGAGGTAGGAACGATGTTCAGGGCTGCGGCGCGGGCGCGGCGCAGGTCCGAGTGAGGAGCATCGAGCAGACGCTGGTCACCGGTGTATGCGTGAATGGTGGTCATAAGCCCGCGCTCAATACCGAAGGAGTCATTCAAAACCTTGGCAAGTGGTGCGAGGCAGTTGGTGGTGCAGGAAGCATTCGAGATGATGTTGTCGGTCTCGGGGTTGTAATCCTTCTCGTTTACACCCATGACGAACGTTCCATCGATGTTCTTGCCCGGGGCAGAGATCAGAACCTTCTTAGCGCCACCTTCGAGGTGTGCCTTCGCCTTTTCACCATCAGTGAAGAAGCCAGTCGACTCGATGACGATGTCAACGTTGTTGTCACTCCACGGGATGTTCTTAGGATCACGCTCTGCGTACACCTTCACATCGTGACCGTTAACCGTGATGGAGTCGTCATCATAGGTGACCTCAGCATCCAGGTTGCCAAGCACAGAATCATGCTTGAGCAGGTGGGCAAGAGTCTTCGGGTCGGTCAGGTCGTTCACTGCCACGACCTCGATGTCCGCACCCTGTTCCAACGCTGCGCGGTAGAAGTTACGGCCAATACGGCCGAAGCCGTTAATGCCTACGCGAATGGTCACTATATCCTCCTGATGTGCCTGAGGCACTTCGGTTGTGGTCCACACGAACTGTGCTCGTGTCTGCCGCTCTCTCGCGGCGAGGCACCATCTAATTTACACCGTTAGCGCGTCCGTCGCACCAGCCCTTTGGCCTAACTCAAACCGTGCTGGTGATACAGATGCGCTCTCACTCGTCCTCTAGCATTTCGGGTGTGATTGCCGCCTCAGTGCCGGGTATCCCCTTTTCCTCTGCGACCTTGTCGGCCAGTGCCAGTAGACGACGAATACGTCCAGCGACGGCGTCCTTGGTCAGTGGCGGCTCCGATTTTTGCCCGAGTTCTTCGAGGGAGTCTTCCTTGTACTGCAACCTCAGCTTGCCTGCCTGAAGCAGGTGATCTGGAACGTCGTCCCCCAGAATCTCAAAGGCTCGTTCAACCTTGGCTCCGGCAGCCACGGCAGCTCGCGCCGACCTTCTGAGGTTCGCGTCATCAAAGTTGGCAAGCCGGTTAGCACTCCCCCGTGCTTCACGTTTCTCTCTTTGCTCCTGCCACCTTGCGAACGTCTTGGGCGCACCCAGAGCCTCAAGAAGCGCGGCGATTGCGTCCGTGTCACGGACGGTAACGCGAGAAGTGCCCCGAACATCCCGCCCCTTAGCAGTCGCACCGAGCCGTCTGGCACAGCCAACCATCGCGAGCGCCGATTCGGGGCCGGGACAGGTGACTTCGAGCGTGGATGAGCGGCCTGGTTCCACCAGAGAGCCACGAGCGAGAAAAGCCCCTCGCCATGCCGCTGCTGCTTCGCCCTTGCCCGCGCCGACGATGCTTGTGGGGAGTCCGCGGACCGGCCTTCCAGCGGAGTCGATGAGCCCGGTGCTTCGAGCCAACCGATCCGAGTCTTTTACTACTCGGACCACGTACCGGTTGCCCTTGCGCAGCGCTCCTCCAGAGACAATAATCACCTGACACTCAACGCGGTAGAGGCGCTCGAGGAAAGCCTGAAGACGCTTCGCCACCAACTCCGTATCCACTTCAGCTTCGATGAGAATGCGTCCCCCCACCACGTGCAAGCCTCCTGCGAAGCGCAGGAGCACAGAGCATTCGGCTCTGGCCTCTGAAACTGAGGCTGGATTCTGTATTGCGATCTCATTCTTGAGTTCAGCGGTTAGGGACAACTCTGCATCTCCGACTTCTACGGCACTTCGGTCGATCTAGGTTACGCCAACCAGGTCTCGGTCTGTCCAACCTCACCCAGGTAGCCATCAAAACCATCTCGGAGGGCGGCTGCGAGGCGTAGTGGATCATGGACAAAGTGATCGTCAGCGGCGCGGACCTGTCGTAGCAGGACACGTGCTCCGAGCTCTGCCCCAATCTCCATCAGGTCGTCCACGTCATCCACGGACGTCGGATCGGCGACAATAATGTCTAGTTTTAGGTCGGGTGCTGCATCACGAACCGCCCTGACCAAGTCGCCCGAACTCATTCGTGCAGTCTCGGACTCTTGCAGCGACAGGTTGAGGACCAGCGCTCGGTGAGCCTCGGTGGTGACGATCGCCTTTCTCAGGTCATCAATCATCAAGTGCGGAATTACCGACGTGTACCAGGATCCGGGTCCGAGGACGACCCAGTCCGCATCGGAGATCGCCTCAATCGCATCGCCGGGAACAGGAGCATCCCTAGGCTCAACTCTGAGGTCGCTGATCTCCCCTCCTGCGACCGCAACTGCCGCCTGACCCTTTATTACCTCCCGAACGCCATCGCGCTCCACGGTCGCAGAAATTTTCAGGGGTTCTAAACTCATCGGTAGAACTCGCCCGTGAGAGTCAAGCAGTCTAGCGACACCATCCAGGCCGGCAACAGGATCGTCGAACATCTGCCACATCCCGAGGATTAGCAGATTGCCTAATGAGTGATTGTCCAAAGGGCCGCTGGTGCTTAGCCGCTGCTGCATCAGGTCACGCCACGTAAGTCCCCACTCGGACTCATCACAAAGGGCGACCAAAGCCATCCGAAGGTCTCCGGGTGGCAATGTCCCCGCCTCCTGACGAATTCTCCCAGAAGAACCACCGTCGTCCGCAACGGTAACCACCGCGGTAAGGCTGTGGGTTATGTGTCTAAGCGCACGCAACGTCGCCGACAGGCCGTGGCCTCCACCAAAGGCAACGACCTTGAGCGCTTCTTCACCACCGCCACCGTGTCTGCGCCAACTGTTCACTTACGCCCCATATCTCGATGAATCACATGAACTTGGGCTCCAGCGTCTCGCATTCTCGATGCAAGACGCTCGGCCACTGCAACGGAGCGGTGTCTGCCCCCAGTGCATCCCACCGCAACCGTCACATAGGGCTTTAGCTCTTTTGCATAGCCCGGAAGAGTACTGAGGATTAGGTCGGCATAGGTGTCTGTAAACGCCTCGACCCCCTGTTGTGCCATCACGTAGCTTGCCACCGGCTGATCGCGACCTGTGAGTCGCCGGAGTTCATCCACCCAGTACGGATTCTGTACAAAACGAACATCTAGGACATGATCCGCATCCAGGGGGAGGCCGTGCTTGAACCCGAAGGACATGATAGACACCTGCACCGGCGCATCCTCAGCACCCGCAATCGTGTTTCGCATGTGTCGCGCCAGATCATGCACAGACATCCCGGTCGTGTCGATAATTTCGTCAGCCCGTGCCCGAAGCGGAGCGAGTAATTCGGTCTCGGCTCGAAGACCCTCTGCCAGGGTCCCGTTGCCCTGAAGCGGATGCGGCCGGCGATTCGCCTCAAACCGTCGCACCAACTCGTCGTCGTCTGCCTCCAGATAAACGATCCGATAGGGCACGCCCTGTTCACGCAACTCATCAAGGGTTCCCTCAAGTGATTTGAAGAACTCACGGCCGCGAACATCGACCACTGCTGCAAGTCTGTGTACGCCCTCTCCCTGCGTCGTCATCATTCCAACCAATGCGTGAAGCATCGCCGGAGGAAGATTGTCGACCACATACCAGTCCAGGTCCTCCAGAGCGTTCGCGGCATGCGACCGTCCAGCACCTGAGCGCCCGGTGATTATTAGGATCTCGTTTGGACTCGCCCCTTCGCCGGACTTCGGACTCGTAGTGGCTTTGCGTTCAAGCGCGGGGATTCCATGGGGCGCAGTAAGCGGATCCTGGTTTCCTTTGAACTCCGCTTCATTCATAAGACAAGCATGCCATCTATACGGGTTCAGTTGGTATCGAGTTCTGAGAAGGGTCCGAGTCACTCGGAACCTGGGGATTTAGGTGCTCTGATATTGCGTCTGCCAGCGACGGACCGACTCCAGCCACCTCCGTAAGCTCGGTGATGCTGGCCTCTCGGATGCGTTTTACCGATCCAAAATGTTTCAATAACGCTCGTTGCCTCGCCGGTCCAAGGCCGGGGACTCCGTCAAGAATCGAGCGGGTCATCGCACCCTGACGCTTCTTACGATGCTTAGTTATGGCGAATCGATGGGATTCATCGCGCAGATGCTGTAGGAGATACAAGGACGGAGAGGTTCGAGGAAGAATGACGGGGTATGCGCTACCGGGAACCCAGACTTCCTCCAATCGTTTCGCCAGTCCAACGACGGGAAGATTCACCCCGACATCTAAGAGCGCCTGCCGCGCTGCGTTCACTTGCGCGAGCCCACCATCAACGACCACCAGTTCGGGGTCGTAGGCAAATCTTCGCGGCTTACCTGAGTCCGCAGATACTTCACCCGAGGTCAGCTCAAACTCATCCGATCCGTCCTCGTCGACATCACCGGCCCACCTTCCAGACCCAAAGGTCTTCCACTCCTCCTCCGCCTCCTGTGTGGCCTGCGTCCTGCCGAGCCGCTTAAACCTGCGGCGAAGCACCTCTCCCATCGCCGCGGTGTCATCTTCGGCAGCTCCCTCTTCCCCCCGAATCGTGAAGGTTCGATAGGCGTTTTTACGAGGGATTCCGTCCTCAAACACCACCATTGATGCCACTTTGTGTTCGCCACCAGTGTGGGAAATATCGAAGCACTCAATCCGCAGTGGCGCACTGTCAAGTCCCAGTGCTTCCTGCAGACCCTCAAGAGCCAGTGCCCGCTGAGTTAGGTCGCCGGCGCGGCTGGTCTTGTGAAGCCGAAGGGCATCTTTCGCATTCGTAAGTACCGTTTCCATAAGCTGTGCCTTTTGGCCACGCTTTGGGACCCTTATACCTACTTTTTTGCCGGCGAGTTCCCGGACAACGTCTTTCAAAGAAGCAAGGTCCGAAGGCTCAACCGAGACCAAGACCTGTCTGGGAATCGCGTCAACTGGAAGATGCGCTACATCGTCCACTGATGTTGGAGCAGCCGACCTTTGCGCCTGTCCCAGGGCAGCGCGATCCACATAGACCTGCTCCAGGAGATCATGCATCAGGTCCGCCTGTGAGCGCTCATCAACTCTATCGATTACCCAACCTCTGGTACCCCTGATTCGGCCACCTCTGACGAAGAAGGCTTGAACCGACGCATTCAGATCATCGGCGGCCAGGCCAAAGAAGTCAGCGTTTACATCCGGGTCCATCACTAGGATGTTCTTCTCTTGTACCTTTGCCAGGGCGTCCAGCTCATCACGCCGCTTCGCCGCGACCTCAAACTCAAAGTTTGCTGAAGCCTCACGCATTTGCGCCTCAAGCTGATCGGTGAACCTGGCAGTATCCCCGTCCATAAACCGGCATAGGTCCTCTGCGAGCTTCCGGTGATCTGCGGCACTGATGCGTCCCACGCACGGCGCACTACAGCGATCAATATAGCCAAGTAGGCACGGCCTACCCTGTGCCTCCGCTCGCCTGAAAACTCCAGCACTGCAAGACCGCACCGGGAACACGGGGAGCAAAAGATCGATAGTCTCGCGGATCGCCCAGACTTTTGTATATGGGCCGAAGTATCGCGCGGCCGGTTTCTTAGCATCGCGGGAAATCGCTACACGGGGAAACTCCTCCCCCATACTCACTGACAGATAGGGATACGATTTGTCGTCGCGATACATCACGTTGAAACGCGGATCGAACTGCTTTATCCACTGGAACTCAAGCGTCAGTGCCTCAGACTCGCTTCCCACAACGGTCCACTGAACAGAAGATGCCTGGGACACCATCTGCGCAGTACGAGGGTGAAGGACCGCTGGGTCCTGAAAGTAGTTGGTCAGGCGTGAACGAAGGTTCTTAGCCTTTCCAACGTATATGACGCGCCCCTGCTCGTCACGGAATCGGTAGACTCCCGGTGCCCTGGGAATGTCTGAGGTCGAAGGACGCCAGGGCGGACCCGGATACGGGCCAACCTTGTCTTTACTTTCCTCCAACCCGGATTCCCCCTCCCTACTACTCGGACAATCTTAACTCGTTGGTTCGGCTGGCAGTCCTCCAAACGAGGCAACGAGCACACTGGGACGGTCAGCTGGGATTACAAAGACCCGTAATAGGTCGTTCTGCACCGACCGAACTCCTGGGCGTCGCCCAGGTCCTCTACGCAGAGGCATATCGGACCGACCTTGATTACTAACTCGCGCCCGCGGGCAACAGCCCGTCATGGATTGATGGTCCTGTGACGGATGACGCGCACCCCCACCTGAAAACACTCAGAATTATCTTTCAAATTTTGTAAGATGAGTGACCAAGGACTTACGCCTACTAATCGAGCGAGGACTAATGGAAGCCACAGATGCGACTCTGAGCGAGCTAGCAGGACTGCCGGAGCTCACCGAGGATCAACTTCAGTACATCGCTCCGATGAACGAAAAAATGACCATTCCTGGCCTTTACGAGTACAGGGCAAAAGTTCGTCCCGGCAGTATCGTCGCCGAGAGAAGAAGCGAAATCGGCGGTTGGCGCGCGGTTACAATCGAAGAATTCCTCGCCGAAGTTGAGGTCTACGCCCGAGGCCTAATCGGTATGGGCGTCCAGGCCGGTGAATCTGTTGCTTTGCTCGCCGCAAACTCTTATCGCTGGATGGTCCTGGATCTGGCGATTCTTTCTATAGGCGCGATCACAGTTCCAATCTATGAGTCCGACTCGGTAAAGCAGATTCATCACATCCTTGAGGATGCAAACGTGGTCTTGGCAATCACGGACACTGCGCAGCAGGCCGACTTGGTCGAGTCCACTCGGACAGTGACGCTACGCAACATCATTTCGATGGACCGCGGGGGCGAGCGCGAGCTCCAGGCATCGGCCCGATACGTTGCTCCGATCGCCGTCTCAGACCGACAGAGCAAGATGCGGATAGATGATCTGGCAACCATCATCTACACCTCGGGGACTACGGGCGTTCCGAAAGGCGTTGAACTCACTCATAGAAACTTCGTCGGCACCTCCGTGTCGATTCATATGGAACTGTTTGACCTCGCGCACGATCCGAATACTCGAATTCTTCTATTCCTTCCCCTGGCACACGTCCTTGCGCGGTTCGTCATGCATGCACTGGCCTCCGGCGCGGGTCGCGTGGGTTTTTCGCCCGACACCTCAAACCTGGTTGGCGACATTGGGTCGTTCCAGCCGAGCCTGCTTCTGGTCGTCCCTCGTGTGCTCGAAAAGGTCTACAACGCCGCTCACGCGAAAGCGGGCGGTGGCGCCAAGTCGAAGATCTTTAGCTGGTCGGCCTCGGTCGCAAAGTCAAATGGCGCTGCGGTCGAGACCGGTGCAAAGGCGATGTCTGGACTCAAGTACACCGTTGCCGACGCCCTGGTGCTCAAAAAGGTGAAGAAGATCCTGGGACCGAACCTAAAGTACATCGTCTCGGGGGGCGCTCCCCTGGCATCGGACCTCGCTGCCTTCTACCGCGGCCTGGGCCTGACTTTGATGGTTGGCTATGGTCTTTCCGAGTCCACCGGCCCGATTACCGTACAAAGGCCCGATTACACACCCGCCGGTACAGTCGGCCCGGTTCTTCCGGGTAATGAGGTTCGCGTGGATGAGGAGGACGGAGAAGTGCTTCTGCGCGGCGTTTCCGTGTTCCCCGGTTACCACAACCTTCCGGAAGAGACGGAAGAAGTGT
The sequence above is a segment of the Actinomycetaceae bacterium MB13-C1-2 genome. Coding sequences within it:
- a CDS encoding AMP-dependent synthetase/ligase, which gives rise to MTKDLRLLIERGLMEATDATLSELAGLPELTEDQLQYIAPMNEKMTIPGLYEYRAKVRPGSIVAERRSEIGGWRAVTIEEFLAEVEVYARGLIGMGVQAGESVALLAANSYRWMVLDLAILSIGAITVPIYESDSVKQIHHILEDANVVLAITDTAQQADLVESTRTVTLRNIISMDRGGERELQASARYVAPIAVSDRQSKMRIDDLATIIYTSGTTGVPKGVELTHRNFVGTSVSIHMELFDLAHDPNTRILLFLPLAHVLARFVMHALASGAGRVGFSPDTSNLVGDIGSFQPSLLLVVPRVLEKVYNAAHAKAGGGAKSKIFSWSASVAKSNGAAVETGAKAMSGLKYTVADALVLKKVKKILGPNLKYIVSGGAPLASDLAAFYRGLGLTLMVGYGLSESTGPITVQRPDYTPAGTVGPVLPGNEVRVDEEDGEVLLRGVSVFPGYHNLPEETEEVFSDGWFRTGDIGSLDEHGQLSITGRKKGIIVTAGGKNVSPEALEDRLSTHPLIGHVIAVGDAKPFVSALITLDPEMLPIWLENKGQPIVDPVTAAELPEVRNSLKKAIKRANSNVSRAESIRKFSILNASFTVENGYLTPSLKLRRNQVLHDYADEIEALYSGSGQDVSPQ
- a CDS encoding phosphoglycerate kinase encodes the protein MRTIDSLGDLKGKRVLVRSDFNVPLKDGVITDDGRIRAALPTIKRLTDAGAAVIITAHLGRPGGQVNPEYSLAPVAARLSELLGQDVVLAEDVTGDSAKAVAANIEPGQVALLENVRFDPRETSKVDEERQELAKEYAALADVYVSDGFGVVHRKQASTYDIAQILPSAAGELVFKEIDSLSKATDNPARPYVVILGGSKVSDKLGVIANLLTKADALLIGGGMAFTFLKAEGYEVGKSLLEEDQLDTVRGYLETAKKNGVDLVLPVDVVVAPEFAPDAPATVVTVADIPADEMGLDIGPDTAELFSKYILDAKTVAWNGPMGVFEFEAFANGTKAVAGALSKTEAFTVVGGGDSAAAVRILGFDEDTFSHISTGGGASLELLEGKVLPGIAVLED
- the gap gene encoding type I glyceraldehyde-3-phosphate dehydrogenase; this encodes MTIRVGINGFGRIGRNFYRAALEQGADIEVVAVNDLTDPKTLAHLLKHDSVLGNLDAEVTYDDDSITVNGHDVKVYAERDPKNIPWSDNNVDIVIESTGFFTDGEKAKAHLEGGAKKVLISAPGKNIDGTFVMGVNEKDYNPETDNIISNASCTTNCLAPLAKVLNDSFGIERGLMTTIHAYTGDQRLLDAPHSDLRRARAAALNIVPTSTGAAKAVALVLPELAGKMDGYALRVPVPTGSVTDLSFVSSKPVTVEEVNAAVKAAAEGELAGILKYSEEPLVSKDIEGDPASSIFDSGLTKVIDDEVKVVSWYDNEWGYSNRLVDLTVYVGEKL
- the rapZ gene encoding RNase adapter RapZ → MNEAEFKGNQDPLTAPHGIPALERKATTSPKSGEGASPNEILIITGRSGAGRSHAANALEDLDWYVVDNLPPAMLHALVGMMTTQGEGVHRLAAVVDVRGREFFKSLEGTLDELREQGVPYRIVYLEADDDELVRRFEANRRPHPLQGNGTLAEGLRAETELLAPLRARADEIIDTTGMSVHDLARHMRNTIAGAEDAPVQVSIMSFGFKHGLPLDADHVLDVRFVQNPYWVDELRRLTGRDQPVASYVMAQQGVEAFTDTYADLILSTLPGYAKELKPYVTVAVGCTGGRHRSVAVAERLASRMRDAGAQVHVIHRDMGRK
- the uvrC gene encoding excinuclease ABC subunit UvrC, translated to MEESKDKVGPYPGPPWRPSTSDIPRAPGVYRFRDEQGRVIYVGKAKNLRSRLTNYFQDPAVLHPRTAQMVSQASSVQWTVVGSESEALTLEFQWIKQFDPRFNVMYRDDKSYPYLSVSMGEEFPRVAISRDAKKPAARYFGPYTKVWAIRETIDLLLPVFPVRSCSAGVFRRAEAQGRPCLLGYIDRCSAPCVGRISAADHRKLAEDLCRFMDGDTARFTDQLEAQMREASANFEFEVAAKRRDELDALAKVQEKNILVMDPDVNADFFGLAADDLNASVQAFFVRGGRIRGTRGWVIDRVDERSQADLMHDLLEQVYVDRAALGQAQRSAAPTSVDDVAHLPVDAIPRQVLVSVEPSDLASLKDVVRELAGKKVGIRVPKRGQKAQLMETVLTNAKDALRLHKTSRAGDLTQRALALEGLQEALGLDSAPLRIECFDISHTGGEHKVASMVVFEDGIPRKNAYRTFTIRGEEGAAEDDTAAMGEVLRRRFKRLGRTQATQEAEEEWKTFGSGRWAGDVDEDGSDEFELTSGEVSADSGKPRRFAYDPELVVVDGGLAQVNAARQALLDVGVNLPVVGLAKRLEEVWVPGSAYPVILPRTSPSLYLLQHLRDESHRFAITKHRKKRQGAMTRSILDGVPGLGPARQRALLKHFGSVKRIREASITELTEVAGVGPSLADAISEHLNPQVPSDSDPSQNSIPTEPV
- the secG gene encoding preprotein translocase subunit SecG, with the protein product MVAVRVAMITIIVIASLLLILTVLMHKGRGGGLSDMFGGGISSTAGSSGVAEKNLNRITVGVLVFWTLAIIAYGLMIRFGF
- the whiA gene encoding DNA-binding protein WhiA is translated as MSLTAELKNEIAIQNPASVSEARAECSVLLRFAGGLHVVGGRILIEAEVDTELVAKRLQAFLERLYRVECQVIIVSGGALRKGNRYVVRVVKDSDRLARSTGLIDSAGRPVRGLPTSIVGAGKGEAAAAWRGAFLARGSLVEPGRSSTLEVTCPGPESALAMVGCARRLGATAKGRDVRGTSRVTVRDTDAIAALLEALGAPKTFARWQEQREKREARGSANRLANFDDANLRRSARAAVAAGAKVERAFEILGDDVPDHLLQAGKLRLQYKEDSLEELGQKSEPPLTKDAVAGRIRRLLALADKVAEEKGIPGTEAAITPEMLEDE
- a CDS encoding gluconeogenesis factor YvcK family protein; this translates as MNSWRRHGGGGEEALKVVAFGGGHGLSATLRALRHITHSLTAVVTVADDGGSSGRIRQEAGTLPPGDLRMALVALCDESEWGLTWRDLMQQRLSTSGPLDNHSLGNLLILGMWQMFDDPVAGLDGVARLLDSHGRVLPMSLEPLKISATVERDGVREVIKGQAAVAVAGGEISDLRVEPRDAPVPGDAIEAISDADWVVLGPGSWYTSVIPHLMIDDLRKAIVTTEAHRALVLNLSLQESETARMSSGDLVRAVRDAAPDLKLDIIVADPTSVDDVDDLMEIGAELGARVLLRQVRAADDHFVHDPLRLAAALRDGFDGYLGEVGQTETWLA
- the tpiA gene encoding triose-phosphate isomerase; translation: MTRTPLIAGNWKMNMDHVQAVSLVNKLATELDDRRFDYAATEVVVIPPFTDLRSVQTVIDGDNLEIQLGAQDVSLFDSGAYTGEVSATMLQKLGVRYVVVGHSERREYHGETDDLVGQKGKVVLEAGMLPIVCCGEVLEIRKAGQHVDHVVSQLKGAFQGYTKEDAAKVVVAYEPVWAIGTGEVATPADAEEVSKAIRELLAEMFDQETADGIRILYGGSVKSGNVKEIMAQPNVDGALVGGASLDADEFAKICDYKN